A single Klebsiella variicola DNA region contains:
- a CDS encoding PTS sugar transporter subunit IIC, which produces MSSLYAKLIDVIERQITPLAGAIGQQKYVTSIRDGFITALPFMIVGSFLLVFIFPPFSPDTTWGFARAWLQFSLDHRDALMLPFNFSMGVMTLFIAVGIAASLAKHHHLDSLTAGMLSLMSFLLVAAPLKDGQISTAYFSGQGIFTAILVAIYSTELYAFLKRHNITIRLPPEVPAGVARSFEILIPVLAIILTLHPLNLFIEAQLGMIIPEAIMSLVKPLVAASDTLPAILLSVLVCQVLWFAGIHGALIVTGIMNPFWMANLSVNQAAMAAGTAIPHIYVQGFWDHYLLIGGVGSTLPLALMLLRSKAVHLRTIGRMGVVPGVFNINEPILFGAPIIMNPLFFLPFVLVPMVNATLAYFALKLDLVSRVVSMTPWTTPAPIGASWAANWSFSPVILCLICMATSMVMYLPFLKAYEKQLLAQERENAVGQADNAAQTA; this is translated from the coding sequence ATGAGCTCTCTGTACGCTAAATTGATCGATGTGATCGAACGGCAGATCACGCCGCTGGCCGGCGCGATCGGCCAGCAAAAATACGTGACCTCGATCCGCGACGGTTTTATCACCGCCCTGCCCTTTATGATCGTCGGCTCGTTTTTGCTGGTATTTATCTTTCCGCCGTTTTCTCCGGATACGACGTGGGGCTTTGCCCGCGCCTGGCTGCAATTTTCGCTCGATCATCGCGATGCGCTGATGCTGCCGTTCAACTTCAGCATGGGGGTGATGACCCTGTTCATTGCCGTCGGGATCGCCGCCAGCCTCGCCAAGCACCATCACCTGGACTCGCTGACCGCCGGGATGCTGTCGCTGATGTCGTTTCTGCTGGTGGCCGCGCCGCTGAAAGATGGCCAGATCTCTACGGCCTACTTCTCCGGCCAGGGGATCTTCACCGCCATTCTGGTGGCCATCTATTCCACCGAGCTGTACGCCTTCCTCAAGCGGCATAACATCACCATTCGCCTGCCGCCGGAAGTGCCTGCCGGGGTGGCGCGCTCGTTCGAGATCCTGATCCCGGTGCTGGCGATCATTCTGACGCTGCATCCGCTGAACCTGTTTATCGAGGCTCAGCTGGGGATGATCATTCCGGAAGCGATCATGTCGCTGGTCAAACCGCTGGTCGCGGCTTCCGATACACTGCCGGCCATTCTGTTGTCAGTGCTGGTCTGTCAGGTGCTGTGGTTCGCCGGGATCCACGGCGCGCTGATCGTCACCGGGATCATGAATCCCTTCTGGATGGCCAACCTGTCGGTCAATCAGGCGGCCATGGCGGCAGGCACCGCTATTCCGCACATCTATGTCCAGGGCTTCTGGGATCACTATCTGCTGATCGGCGGCGTCGGCTCCACCCTGCCGCTGGCGCTGATGCTGCTGCGCAGCAAGGCCGTGCATCTGCGGACGATTGGCCGGATGGGGGTCGTGCCGGGGGTATTCAATATTAACGAACCGATCCTCTTCGGCGCGCCGATCATCATGAACCCACTGTTTTTCCTGCCGTTCGTGCTGGTGCCGATGGTCAACGCGACCCTGGCGTACTTTGCGCTGAAGCTGGATCTCGTCAGCCGCGTAGTATCGATGACGCCGTGGACAACGCCGGCGCCCATCGGCGCCTCGTGGGCGGCGAACTGGAGCTTTAGCCCGGTGATCCTGTGCCTCATTTGTATGGCCACCTCCATGGTGATGTACCTGCCATTTCTCAAAGCTTACGAAAAACAGCTGCTGGCCCAGGAGCGTGAAAACGCCGTCGGCCAGGCTGACAACGCGGCGCAAACCGCTTAA
- a CDS encoding PTS sugar transporter subunit IIB: protein MKKIMLCCSAGMSTSLLMKKMIAEAEQRGLPVEINAYGVAEFAEQVGHYQVVLLGPQVKYMQQDLQKQADKYGIRVEPINMMDYGMQKGAAVLDFALSLIENKN from the coding sequence ATGAAAAAAATTATGTTGTGTTGTTCGGCAGGCATGTCCACCAGCCTGCTGATGAAAAAAATGATTGCCGAAGCCGAACAGCGGGGCCTGCCGGTAGAGATCAATGCCTATGGCGTAGCGGAGTTCGCCGAACAGGTTGGCCATTATCAGGTGGTACTGCTGGGGCCGCAGGTGAAATACATGCAGCAGGATCTGCAAAAACAGGCGGATAAATACGGTATTCGCGTCGAACCCATCAATATGATGGACTACGGCATGCAAAAAGGCGCCGCGGTCCTTGATTTCGCCCTTTCCCTCATCGAAAACAAGAACTAA
- a CDS encoding PTS sugar transporter subunit IIC, producing the protein MNIQLMNVAVDIIEQRLAPLANVLTRNNHITAMRDSFALAMPFVIVGSLLVPILFPPVSIDGASRFGQVYLLLRPILLPTFQLTIGLVALIVAFGASASLAKQYRLPERLCGLTGCLAFLLFIGFRETAVSNVYLGGMGIFTALISSTYSIEIIRFFYKKGWCIRLPDEVPLMTRNGFQLLIPLLVVMLSISVMNAILLQTTGRIVPELISEAVRPLVLASDTLMAVLISLFICNLLWFIGIHGALIITGIMNPFWMTYLFENQQALAAGSPTLPHIYLQGFWDFYLLIGGIGSTLPLVLMAMRSRSRQLKSVAKIGLLPSLFNINEPILFGFPVIMNPVFLLPFLFVPLINACIAWYLTQLGILDRAVAMLPWSMPSPLGAAWSANGSWKNLCMSLFAMFNAWMLYRPFFKVYERQLAETER; encoded by the coding sequence ATGAACATTCAGTTAATGAATGTGGCCGTGGACATCATCGAGCAGCGGCTGGCGCCGCTGGCGAATGTTCTGACGCGCAACAACCACATTACGGCGATGCGCGATAGCTTTGCGCTGGCGATGCCCTTTGTGATTGTTGGCAGCCTGTTGGTGCCCATTTTGTTTCCGCCCGTTTCCATCGACGGCGCCTCGCGTTTCGGCCAGGTCTATTTGCTACTGCGGCCTATCCTGCTGCCGACCTTTCAGTTAACCATTGGCCTGGTGGCGCTGATTGTCGCCTTCGGCGCCAGCGCCAGTCTCGCCAAGCAGTACCGTCTGCCGGAACGGCTCTGCGGTTTAACCGGGTGTCTGGCTTTTCTGCTGTTTATCGGCTTTCGCGAGACTGCGGTGAGCAATGTTTATCTCGGCGGTATGGGGATATTTACCGCCCTGATATCCAGCACCTATTCCATTGAGATAATTCGCTTTTTTTACAAAAAAGGCTGGTGTATTCGCTTGCCTGATGAAGTGCCGCTGATGACCCGCAATGGCTTTCAACTGCTGATCCCGCTGCTGGTGGTGATGCTGTCGATAAGCGTGATGAATGCCATACTGCTGCAGACCACCGGACGCATCGTACCGGAGTTGATCAGCGAAGCGGTGCGGCCGCTGGTGCTGGCGTCCGACACGCTGATGGCGGTACTTATCTCTTTATTTATCTGTAACTTACTCTGGTTTATCGGTATCCATGGCGCGCTGATCATCACCGGGATCATGAACCCCTTCTGGATGACCTATCTGTTTGAAAATCAGCAGGCGCTGGCGGCGGGTTCGCCAACGCTGCCGCATATTTATCTGCAGGGGTTCTGGGATTTTTACCTGCTGATCGGCGGTATTGGCTCCACTTTGCCGCTGGTGCTGATGGCGATGCGCAGCCGCTCGCGGCAGCTGAAAAGCGTGGCAAAAATTGGCCTGCTGCCGTCGCTGTTTAATATCAACGAGCCAATACTGTTTGGTTTTCCGGTAATCATGAACCCGGTTTTTTTACTGCCGTTTCTCTTTGTTCCGCTGATAAATGCCTGTATCGCATGGTATTTAACTCAGCTGGGTATCCTCGACCGCGCGGTGGCGATGCTGCCATGGTCTATGCCTTCCCCGCTGGGGGCAGCATGGTCGGCGAACGGTAGCTGGAAAAATTTGTGCATGAGCCTGTTCGCGATGTTTAACGCCTGGATGCTCTATCGCCCCTTCTTCAAAGTGTACGAACGCCAGCTCGCGGAAACCGAACGCTGA
- a CDS encoding glycoside hydrolase family 1 protein: protein MQQYQFPQGFLWGAAASGPQTEGVTNKRHRSIWDSWFAEQPERFYQQVGPQTVCDTYHQYPQDVALMKQTGFNSFRTSIQWSRLIADLETGAPDPDAVRFYHAYLDEMIANGIEPMINLYHFDMPEALQKQYGGFESAHVAELFARFARTAFSLFGHKVKYWITFNEPIVPVEGGYLYDFHYPCKKDGRLAAQVAFNIMLAHAKAVTAYRELALAGEIGVVLNLTPSYTLTDSDADKKAAGYADLFFNRSFLDPLVKHEFPKALCEILAAHDCLPTTSKDDVALILSAEIDFLGVNYYVPRRVKAREGDYDLDYFTPEYYFENAVNPQGRFNPYRDNNEILPQAIYDIAANIRDNYGNIKWYLAEIGIAMDRQSEGEPGADGVIDDTFRIELMEEHLVQLHRAIADGANCFGVHQWTFIDNWSWINAFKRRYGFWRLDLETGERQIKRNALWFAELATSNGFTSDK, encoded by the coding sequence ATGCAGCAATATCAGTTTCCGCAAGGGTTTCTATGGGGGGCGGCGGCGTCCGGCCCGCAAACGGAAGGGGTCACCAATAAGCGCCATCGTTCCATCTGGGATAGCTGGTTTGCCGAACAACCGGAGCGATTTTATCAGCAGGTAGGGCCGCAAACCGTATGTGATACTTATCATCAGTATCCGCAGGACGTGGCGCTAATGAAACAGACCGGCTTCAACTCGTTTCGCACCTCAATTCAGTGGTCACGACTGATCGCTGATTTGGAAACCGGCGCGCCGGACCCGGACGCGGTGCGTTTTTATCACGCCTATCTCGATGAGATGATCGCCAACGGCATTGAGCCGATGATCAATCTCTACCACTTTGATATGCCGGAAGCGCTGCAGAAACAGTACGGCGGCTTTGAATCGGCGCACGTGGCCGAGCTGTTTGCCCGCTTTGCCCGCACCGCCTTTAGCCTGTTTGGCCATAAGGTTAAATACTGGATAACCTTCAACGAGCCGATTGTGCCGGTTGAGGGAGGCTACCTGTACGACTTCCACTATCCATGTAAGAAAGATGGCCGGCTGGCGGCGCAGGTGGCGTTTAACATTATGCTGGCGCACGCCAAAGCGGTAACGGCTTATCGTGAACTGGCGCTGGCGGGCGAGATCGGCGTGGTGCTAAACCTGACCCCGAGCTATACCCTCACTGACAGCGACGCGGATAAAAAAGCCGCCGGGTATGCCGACCTGTTTTTTAACCGCAGCTTCCTTGACCCGCTGGTAAAACATGAATTCCCCAAAGCGCTGTGCGAGATCCTCGCCGCCCACGACTGCCTGCCGACGACCAGCAAAGACGACGTGGCGTTGATCCTCAGCGCGGAAATCGATTTTCTTGGGGTGAACTATTACGTGCCGCGGCGGGTAAAAGCGCGAGAGGGCGACTATGACCTCGATTATTTCACCCCGGAATACTATTTCGAAAATGCGGTGAACCCGCAGGGCCGCTTTAACCCCTATCGTGATAACAACGAGATCCTGCCGCAGGCGATCTATGACATTGCCGCCAATATTCGCGATAACTACGGCAATATTAAGTGGTATCTCGCGGAAATCGGCATCGCGATGGATCGACAATCAGAGGGAGAGCCCGGGGCGGACGGGGTGATAGACGATACTTTCCGCATCGAGCTGATGGAGGAGCATCTGGTGCAGCTGCACCGCGCCATTGCCGACGGCGCGAACTGCTTTGGCGTACACCAGTGGACGTTTATCGACAACTGGTCGTGGATCAATGCCTTCAAACGACGCTACGGCTTCTGGCGACTGGATCTGGAGACCGGCGAGCGACAGATAAAACGCAATGCGCTGTGGTTTGCCGAACTGGCGACCAGCAACGGTTTTACCAGCGATAAATAG
- a CDS encoding CBM35 domain-containing protein: MKPMKNLLLMGLLSALGAGGALAAERSHFTHFITRDGAALKDGDKVFRFAGIHAPELHRIEDDARGPCRADPRGWGQYFKWPTAQEQQNWIQAMVQTGAKAQRVYVLSVQQEFDKACGRETHILAPETADGMPRLNEKAMRVYDNMIAEADKQGLRLILPFIDHWWWWGGREQLAAFYHEKAEDFYRTDSKTFKAYLDVIRQVITRTNTVTGRAYYDEKAIMAWETGNELEDTNADFLHQTAAWIKKWAPHQLVVDGTYKKINSFALTDPNVDIVSNHYYTNADNNHPGQVTQDLRAVGGQKVYLVGEFGLLPADQLNAIMQSIVHSDVNGAQAAGGLIWGFRGHRHDGGFYWHKESTGHYSYHLPGFAKEGEANQEQAVVDLVRTAAAQMAGQQTMAPLPKPDAPLLRETTSPFAINWMGAAVGRSYDVERAASPTGPWTVVGRDISDGVNEWNPETMVLFRDDYRQLQLGHTYYYRVTAKNESGHSAPSNVISVQHSEENQPPVVTLEPALTTTQDQGVELTASWQDDGLPSREVKVGWQHAGEGQVHFCHADRAQTRAWFTAPGTYALTFTADDGLLKSSKTVTVTVGEATGKAPADFCRYQGEVYGVAEGRLTVMKSDKDALTVGEDGFLGPFANEGDKISWQVQAPWSGQFLLNVTFNGKWGGKQNSFVVNGGAPQAVAFPQTDEQGQQLRIPVTLNAGTNQIDFGRIAGDWGYMFIKSIEVVAE; the protein is encoded by the coding sequence ATGAAGCCGATGAAAAACCTGCTGCTGATGGGGCTGCTGTCCGCGCTGGGGGCCGGCGGGGCGCTGGCCGCCGAGCGCTCGCACTTTACGCACTTTATCACTCGCGATGGCGCCGCCCTCAAGGACGGGGACAAGGTGTTTCGTTTCGCCGGGATCCACGCGCCGGAGCTGCACCGCATTGAAGACGACGCCCGTGGCCCCTGCAGAGCAGACCCGCGCGGCTGGGGACAATACTTTAAATGGCCAACGGCGCAGGAGCAGCAAAACTGGATCCAGGCGATGGTGCAAACCGGGGCGAAAGCCCAGCGCGTCTACGTGCTGTCGGTGCAGCAGGAATTTGATAAAGCCTGCGGGCGCGAGACCCATATTCTGGCGCCGGAAACGGCGGACGGCATGCCGCGGCTGAATGAGAAAGCCATGCGGGTGTATGACAACATGATTGCCGAAGCGGATAAACAGGGATTGCGACTGATCCTGCCGTTTATTGACCACTGGTGGTGGTGGGGCGGGCGTGAGCAGCTGGCGGCGTTCTACCACGAAAAAGCGGAAGACTTTTATCGGACCGATAGCAAGACCTTCAAAGCCTATCTGGATGTGATCCGCCAGGTTATCACCCGGACAAATACTGTCACCGGCCGCGCCTATTATGATGAAAAGGCGATCATGGCCTGGGAAACCGGTAACGAGCTGGAGGATACCAACGCCGATTTCCTGCATCAGACCGCGGCGTGGATTAAAAAATGGGCCCCTCATCAGCTGGTGGTAGATGGTACCTATAAGAAAATCAATTCCTTTGCGCTGACCGACCCCAATGTGGATATCGTCAGCAATCACTATTACACCAATGCCGATAATAACCATCCCGGGCAGGTGACGCAGGATCTGCGCGCCGTCGGCGGGCAAAAAGTCTATCTCGTCGGCGAGTTTGGCCTGCTGCCGGCGGATCAACTGAACGCCATTATGCAGTCGATCGTTCACAGCGACGTCAACGGGGCGCAAGCCGCCGGCGGGCTTATCTGGGGCTTCCGCGGCCATCGTCACGACGGCGGCTTCTACTGGCATAAGGAGTCGACCGGGCACTACAGTTACCACCTGCCGGGGTTTGCCAAAGAAGGCGAAGCGAACCAGGAGCAGGCGGTGGTCGATCTGGTGCGCACGGCCGCGGCGCAGATGGCCGGGCAGCAGACGATGGCGCCGCTGCCGAAGCCGGACGCGCCTTTGCTGCGCGAGACCACCTCGCCCTTCGCGATCAACTGGATGGGAGCCGCGGTGGGACGCAGCTACGATGTCGAACGCGCCGCCTCGCCGACCGGGCCGTGGACGGTGGTGGGCCGGGATATCTCCGATGGCGTTAACGAATGGAATCCGGAAACCATGGTTCTGTTCCGCGACGATTATCGTCAGCTTCAGCTCGGGCATACGTATTACTACCGGGTGACGGCGAAAAACGAGAGCGGTCATTCGGCTCCTTCCAATGTGATTAGCGTGCAGCATAGCGAGGAGAATCAGCCGCCGGTTGTCACGCTGGAACCGGCCCTAACCACCACGCAGGACCAGGGCGTCGAGCTTACGGCCAGCTGGCAGGACGATGGCCTGCCGTCGCGAGAGGTTAAGGTGGGCTGGCAGCACGCCGGTGAGGGACAGGTGCATTTTTGCCATGCCGATCGGGCTCAAACCCGGGCCTGGTTTACGGCGCCAGGTACCTATGCGCTGACGTTCACGGCGGACGATGGGCTGCTGAAAAGCAGCAAAACCGTGACCGTGACGGTGGGCGAAGCGACGGGGAAAGCGCCAGCGGATTTTTGTCGTTATCAGGGCGAAGTTTATGGCGTGGCTGAGGGTCGGCTGACGGTGATGAAGAGTGATAAAGACGCGCTGACAGTTGGCGAGGACGGCTTCCTCGGCCCATTTGCCAACGAGGGGGATAAGATCAGCTGGCAGGTGCAGGCGCCGTGGAGCGGTCAGTTCCTGCTCAATGTAACCTTCAACGGCAAATGGGGCGGTAAGCAGAACTCATTTGTCGTCAACGGGGGCGCTCCGCAGGCTGTGGCCTTCCCGCAGACGGATGAGCAGGGCCAGCAGTTGCGGATACCGGTGACGCTTAACGCGGGGACTAATCAGATTGACTTCGGCCGCATCGCCGGCGACTGGGGCTATATGTTCATTAAATCGATCGAAGTGGTCGCAGAGTAG
- a CDS encoding maltoporin, translating into MIKLKHSIPLALLSLAGASSLACADPKYDFALHGYIRSGILANSDGNRADSVGLMPDGKWRLGNEEDTKIELIPTVTLTADSGVVAKVQANLTHQSKCTSDWNCQDDDGHDVQFREGFAELSNLDFAPEMTFWAGKRYSSSNTSSHQFDWEYIQYNGTGGGFDNMDLGFARFDAGVYAFSPTDETKAYPVDKGDQGYPDDYSLNLWLKKIAGTGFDLELIGHHMNRNENHPTSAEKGYGVTGIYNFDGFYGLTGGYSRLALQYGKGLAAGDSLGKNGWGWANLENTQSWRVVLDSVASMGDLEISTFAFWQKDKNYRWWTEDDHGWGRSMWVAGIRPYHQITRNFAMQYELGYEYLDDKNYKGVNGKGKGGLTKVTVAPTLTFDSGFWARPQLRFFVTYAKWDKGVSDALDGNYNWDTNTITAGGYSRSGSTDTVNFGVQAEVWF; encoded by the coding sequence ATGATAAAGCTGAAACATTCAATACCTCTGGCTCTCCTCTCGCTGGCAGGGGCCAGCAGCCTGGCCTGCGCCGATCCGAAGTATGATTTTGCGCTGCATGGCTATATCCGCTCCGGGATCCTGGCGAACTCCGATGGCAACCGCGCGGACTCCGTCGGCCTGATGCCGGACGGTAAGTGGCGACTGGGCAACGAAGAAGACACCAAGATCGAACTGATCCCCACCGTGACGCTGACGGCGGACAGCGGCGTGGTGGCGAAAGTGCAGGCCAACCTCACTCATCAGTCGAAATGCACCTCCGACTGGAACTGTCAGGATGACGATGGCCATGACGTACAGTTTCGCGAAGGGTTCGCCGAGCTGAGCAATCTGGATTTTGCGCCGGAGATGACCTTCTGGGCCGGTAAGCGCTACAGCAGCTCCAACACCTCCAGCCATCAGTTCGACTGGGAGTACATTCAGTACAACGGCACCGGCGGCGGCTTCGACAACATGGATCTCGGCTTCGCCCGCTTCGACGCCGGGGTGTACGCCTTTTCACCCACCGATGAAACCAAAGCCTACCCGGTGGATAAGGGAGATCAGGGCTACCCGGATGACTATTCCCTCAACCTGTGGCTGAAAAAGATCGCGGGGACAGGCTTCGATCTGGAGCTGATCGGCCACCATATGAACCGTAACGAAAACCACCCGACTTCCGCCGAGAAGGGCTATGGCGTGACCGGTATTTATAACTTTGACGGTTTCTATGGTCTGACCGGAGGCTACTCCCGCCTTGCATTGCAGTACGGGAAAGGGCTGGCGGCGGGTGACTCACTGGGTAAAAACGGCTGGGGATGGGCCAATCTGGAAAACACTCAGTCCTGGCGAGTGGTGCTTGATAGCGTGGCCTCGATGGGCGACCTGGAGATCTCGACCTTCGCTTTCTGGCAGAAAGATAAAAACTACCGCTGGTGGACGGAAGATGACCATGGCTGGGGACGCTCGATGTGGGTCGCCGGTATCCGCCCTTATCATCAGATTACCCGCAACTTTGCCATGCAGTACGAGCTGGGCTACGAATACCTGGATGACAAAAACTACAAAGGGGTAAACGGCAAAGGCAAAGGCGGCCTGACCAAAGTCACCGTTGCGCCAACGCTGACCTTTGACTCCGGTTTCTGGGCACGCCCGCAGCTGCGCTTCTTCGTCACCTACGCGAAGTGGGATAAAGGTGTCTCCGATGCGCTGGACGGCAACTACAACTGGGATACCAATACCATCACCGCCGGCGGGTATTCCCGCAGTGGCTCTACCGACACCGTTAACTTCGGCGTACAGGCCGAGGTCTGGTTCTAA